A genomic stretch from Mya arenaria isolate MELC-2E11 chromosome 10, ASM2691426v1 includes:
- the LOC128206478 gene encoding uncharacterized protein LOC128206478 isoform X1 has translation MGNCLKSCQVSENDHQAQLETNTNVLGSDVDAINDAGGRDKQGISEDAEVYKQDIGALAAREKAEITQPQQQQQQDEAIIADSTNKQLAQFEKTTEMCVTVIEDAAVRGIERIDDGTDAHMRDLDKHATKKMAEISQSQQQVDDGFRKDLKKILLQHHLNSNSTLFPGPFFHGSVSLEYFYVPPRLSEVLNKMNREKNGPEEEETRPITSLEQLLTPDDTTNQLTIITANAGVGKSSFCKFVSVLWCALHGQKTDTISKFAKSFDIQFDSLKNIPYLLYIPLRDIPTGRTHSIEDIIFAHLEIVIGYQDDDRKNLERIFMDERCLVILDGMDESSLSTLNSPKAKRKYSILITCRPWKLAETELPKYKHVCIDDLNNIARNKLFKHLNTILNTFHRTTFNVEDFFATLETQNLQSLSCNTHVGLQLYCLWQDRNMDVEKSKMNVTLGPTRSHIYADVLEMMFNPKIHERKETQERTQTPALKQKALPTCFDGRKRCKAKSYLIYEIGKIAFKMLVNSSIHFDEATMDLLQEEQFLLDSGLILADRSQKCSTKNKVYRFLHKTYQEMLAAIYMSSLNTESEDWLAFENTFDTVSSPDILAFLCVMNYEQGLRCSELFGDMQREFYREGTLYANEIIEYQDAVQLAYTECVNNGVSNPQLTLRHACVSAFRPQLLHSISELKSCYIKCSEEISVTTSLLGIEQLNLLAISNEKDYGTDRQTIPTQFLKTLTVLCIYDLNIDNNNLNLASCDLKILILQNLRLKQVTIAPALLENFWVSIKNEIRDNTPPMEVSFAHGAQFSNKLRKLSLDNVTLNETLNIQQCDKLQQLRLDTLTFPDEFHLDLSSYTSLTQITLQNLRLKHATIAPALLEKFWVAIKNKIWDNTPPMEVSFAHDPQFSNKLRKLSLDNVTLNETLNIQQCDKLQQLQLDTLTFPDEFHLDLSSYTSLTQIILQNLRLKHATIAPALLENFWVSIKMKYGITLRLWKCHSHTAHSCKQITKAQSGQRNLK, from the exons ATgggaaattgtttgaaatcatgCCAAGTATCCGAAAATGATCACCAAGCGCAGTTAGAGACCAATACAAATGTGTTAGGAAGCGACGTTGATG CCATTAACGATGCTGGGGGTCGAGACAAACAGGGTATTAGTGAGGATGCAGAAGTATACAAGCAAGACATTGGCGCTCTAGCTGCAAGGGAGAAGGCCGAGATTACACAGccccagcagcagcagcagcaggatgAAGCCATCATAGCGG ACTCAACGAACAAACAGCTAGCGCAGTTCGAGAAAACGACAGAAATGTGTGTAACGGTCATTGAAGATGCTGCGGTTCGAGGAATAGAACGTATTGATGATGGCACAGACGCACACATGCGAGACCTTGACAAACACGCTACTAAGAAGATGGCCGAGATATCACAGTCCCAGCAGCAGGTTGATGATGGCTTCAGAAAGG ACCTGAAAAAAATTCTACTTCAACACCATTTGAACAGCAACTCTACACTTTTTCCGGGACCGTTCTTTCATGGCTCAGTGAGCCTAGAATATTTCTACGTTCCTCCTAGGCTTTCGGAGGTATTGAACAAAATGAACAGAGAGAAGAACGGACCAGAAGAAGAGGAGACACGACCTATTACATCCCTGGAACAGCTACTGACACCTGATGATACAACGAATCAATTAACAATCATAACCGCGAATGCTGGTGTTGGTAAATCATCGTTTTGTAAGTTTGTATCTGTTTTGTGGTGCGCATTACATGGCCAAAAAACGGATACAATCAGCAAGTTTGCCAAAAGTTTTGACATTCAATTCgattctttgaaaaatataccCTATTTACTCTACATTCCATTGAGAGATATTCCAACAGGCCGAACCCATTCTATTGAAGACATTATTTTTGCTCATTTGGAAATTGTGATAGGATACCAGGACGATGACCGAAAAAACCTGGAAAGAATATTTATGGACGAACGATGTTTGGTTATTTTAGATGGAATGGACGAATCTTCCTTATCAACTCTGAATTCACCAAAGGCAAAACGGAAGTACAGCATATTGATAACATGCCGCCCATGGAAACTGGCAGAAACAGAATTGCCGAAATACAAGCATGTATGTATTGACGATCTCAACAACATTGCACGAAACAAGCTTTTTAAACACCtgaatacaattttaaacacatttcatcGGACCACGTTTAACGTTGAAGATTTTTTTGCCACTTTAGAGACTCAAAACCTACAGTCACTTTCCTGCAACACACACGTTGGTCTGCAACTGTACTGCCTCTGGCAGGACAGAAATATGGACGTCGAAAAAAGCAAAATGAATGTGACGCTAGGACCTACAAGATCACACATTTATGCAGACGTATTGGAAATGATGTTCAATCCTAAAATACACGAAAGAAAAGAAACCCAAGAACGTACACAAACACCCGCTCTCAAACAAAAGGCTCTTCCTACATGTTTTGATGGACGTAAGCGGTGTAAAGCAAAATCCTATTTGATATACGAAATAGGAAagattgcttttaaaatgttgGTTAACTCGAGCATTCATTTTGATGAGGCAACCATGGACTTGTTACAAGAAGAGCAGTTTCTTTTAGATTCAGGACTGATTTTAGCCGATAGGTCACAGAAGTGCAGTACTAAAAACAAGGTGTACCGATTTCTGCATAAAACCTACCAGGAAATGTTAGCAGCAATATATATGTCGTCACTGAACACCGAGAGTGAAGACTGGCTTGCGTTTGAAAACACATTCGATACGGTGTCTTCACCGGACATACTGGCCTTCCTGTGCGTGATGAACTACGAGCAAGGCTTGCGATGTTCGGAATTGTTCGGTGACATGCAGCGAGAGTTTTACAGAGAAGGTACATTGTATGCCAATGAGATCATCGAGTACCAAGACGCCGTGCAGTTGGCGTACACCGAATGTGTTAACAATGGAGTCTCGAATCCGCAACTTACCCTTAGACATGCATGCGTTTCAGCGTTTCGTCCCCAATTGCTTCACAGCATCAGCGAACTTAAGTCGTGTTATATTAAATGTTCAGAAGAAATCTCTGTTACAACAAGCTTACTAGGCATCGAACAACTTAACTTATTAGctatatcaaatgaaaaagatTACGGAACTGATCGACAAACTATCCCAACACAATTTCTTAAAACGTTAACAGTCCTATGTATATACGATTTGAATATAGACAATAATAACTTGAACCTGGCATCCTGTGATCTTAAAATCTTGATTCTACAGAATCTTAGGCTCAAGCAAGTGACCATCGCACCGGCCCTGTTAGAGAATTTCTGGGTCTCcatcaaaaatgaaatacgGGATAACACACCGCCTATGGAAGTGTCATTCGCACACGGCGcacagttttcaaacaaattacgAAAGCTCAGTCTGGACAACGTAACCTTAAACGAAACACTAAATATACAACAGTGTGACAAGCTACAACAATTGCGATTGGACACATTAACATTCCCTGATGAATTCCACTTGGACCTGTCATCCTACACGAGCCTCACACAGATTACCCTGCAAAACCTCCGCCTCAAGCATGCGACTATCGCACCGGCCCTGTTAGAGAAGTTCTGGGTCgccattaaaaataaaatatgggaTAACACACCGCCTATGGAAGTGTCATTCGCACACGACCcacagttttcaaacaaattacgAAAGCTCAGTCTGGACAACGTAACCTTAAACGAAACACTAAATATACAACAGTGTGACAAGCTACAACAATTGCAATTGGACACATTAACATTCCCTGATGAATTCCACTTGGACCTGTCATCCTACACGAGCCTCACACAGATTATCCTGCAAAACCTCCGCCTCAAGCATGCGACTATCGCACCGGCCCTGTTAGAGAATTTCTGGGTCtccattaaaatgaaatacggGATAACACTACGCCTATGGAAGTGTCATTCGCACACGGCGCACAGTTGCAAACAAATTACGAAAGCTCAGTCTGGACAACGTAAccttaaatga
- the LOC128206478 gene encoding uncharacterized protein LOC128206478 isoform X2 encodes MGNCLKSCQVSENDHQAQLETNTNVLGSDVDAINDAGGRDKQGISEDAEVYKQDIGALAAREKAEITQPQQQQQQDEAIIADSTNKQLAQFEKTTEMCVTVIEDAAVRGIERIDDGTDAHMRDLDKHATKKMAEISQSQQQVDDGFRKDLKKILLQHHLNSNSTLFPGPFFHGSVSLEYFYVPPRLSEVLNKMNREKNGPEEEETRPITSLEQLLTPDDTTNQLTIITANAGVGKSSFCKFVSVLWCALHGQKTDTISKFAKSFDIQFDSLKNIPYLLYIPLRDIPTGRTHSIEDIIFAHLEIVIGYQDDDRKNLERIFMDERCLVILDGMDESSLSTLNSPKAKRKYSILITCRPWKLAETELPKYKHRLKTYSHFPATHTLVCNCTASGRTEIWTSKKAK; translated from the exons ATgggaaattgtttgaaatcatgCCAAGTATCCGAAAATGATCACCAAGCGCAGTTAGAGACCAATACAAATGTGTTAGGAAGCGACGTTGATG CCATTAACGATGCTGGGGGTCGAGACAAACAGGGTATTAGTGAGGATGCAGAAGTATACAAGCAAGACATTGGCGCTCTAGCTGCAAGGGAGAAGGCCGAGATTACACAGccccagcagcagcagcagcaggatgAAGCCATCATAGCGG ACTCAACGAACAAACAGCTAGCGCAGTTCGAGAAAACGACAGAAATGTGTGTAACGGTCATTGAAGATGCTGCGGTTCGAGGAATAGAACGTATTGATGATGGCACAGACGCACACATGCGAGACCTTGACAAACACGCTACTAAGAAGATGGCCGAGATATCACAGTCCCAGCAGCAGGTTGATGATGGCTTCAGAAAGG ACCTGAAAAAAATTCTACTTCAACACCATTTGAACAGCAACTCTACACTTTTTCCGGGACCGTTCTTTCATGGCTCAGTGAGCCTAGAATATTTCTACGTTCCTCCTAGGCTTTCGGAGGTATTGAACAAAATGAACAGAGAGAAGAACGGACCAGAAGAAGAGGAGACACGACCTATTACATCCCTGGAACAGCTACTGACACCTGATGATACAACGAATCAATTAACAATCATAACCGCGAATGCTGGTGTTGGTAAATCATCGTTTTGTAAGTTTGTATCTGTTTTGTGGTGCGCATTACATGGCCAAAAAACGGATACAATCAGCAAGTTTGCCAAAAGTTTTGACATTCAATTCgattctttgaaaaatataccCTATTTACTCTACATTCCATTGAGAGATATTCCAACAGGCCGAACCCATTCTATTGAAGACATTATTTTTGCTCATTTGGAAATTGTGATAGGATACCAGGACGATGACCGAAAAAACCTGGAAAGAATATTTATGGACGAACGATGTTTGGTTATTTTAGATGGAATGGACGAATCTTCCTTATCAACTCTGAATTCACCAAAGGCAAAACGGAAGTACAGCATATTGATAACATGCCGCCCATGGAAACTGGCAGAAACAGAATTGCCGAAATACAAGCAT AGACTCAAAACCTACAGTCACTTTCCTGCAACACACACGTTGGTCTGCAACTGTACTGCCTCTGGCAGGACAGAAATATGGACGTCGAAAAAAGCAAAATGA